GGCATGGGGAAAAATGCTTAATACAAGACATCTCTTTCTGAAGTTAGGGTACTCACACTCTGAATTTGACCTTTTCTCTATACGCACACATCTCAGTTCTGAATTAATTTTAACCGGTTGGCTTCGTTATCCTCTCGACGGACGCAACGGTCAACGGGAAACTCTGTATGGTTTTGGCATGATTCCGCTAATTGCAAATATGCCGCTGAGCCGCGGAAACCATTACCCTTTTATTACCAGCTCCCTGGGATTTATCATTACCCAAAACCACTTTCCTAATCTAAACGGAGCCCGGTTTAACTTTTTGCTGGGCACCGGTGCAGGATATCACATTAAAACCGGACCCGAATCAGCCGTTCAGTTTGGATACAAAATACACCATCTTTCAAACGGATATATGGCAAATGAAAATCC
This is a stretch of genomic DNA from Rhodohalobacter barkolensis. It encodes these proteins:
- a CDS encoding acyloxyacyl hydrolase, translating into MSVKKFTLTILVIVICSLSSQTVKAQLSDAEKTSSFTPSYSISGSYAPYSFRAWGKMLNTRHLFLKLGYSHSEFDLFSIRTHLSSELILTGWLRYPLDGRNGQRETLYGFGMIPLIANMPLSRGNHYPFITSSLGFIITQNHFPNLNGARFNFLLGTGAGYHIKTGPESAVQFGYKIHHLSNGYMANENPGIDSVMLFVNILFNP